A genomic segment from Candidatus Leptovillus gracilis encodes:
- a CDS encoding sugar phosphate isomerase/epimerase gives MAMKVGIDSYCFHRYFGEVYPHQTAPAKDEMMTMEDFLAFAKKLEVDGVSLESCFFPSFDKAWFVDLKAQLDDYGFDRVYAWGHPDGLEAGKNRDAFNDMIAQIPNARLIGAPVMRVVASSLMFRFEPHGPQLDILVDWFKEAVKVAEEYDVKLAVENHIDYTSDECVELLDRVGSPYLGLNLDTGNFLRLLDDPVEGAKKLADRVYATHIKDLKPVKGLDAREWYFFSSTPVGEGLVDNQKLAQILHDANYQGFLAVETDSLHPEYENQEHWAVEQSVKELKRIAANVR, from the coding sequence ATGGCAATGAAAGTCGGTATTGATAGCTACTGTTTCCATCGCTATTTCGGCGAAGTCTATCCCCATCAAACAGCCCCTGCAAAAGACGAAATGATGACCATGGAAGACTTTTTAGCCTTTGCTAAAAAGCTCGAAGTGGATGGCGTCTCGCTAGAATCCTGCTTCTTTCCCAGCTTTGACAAGGCATGGTTTGTGGACCTGAAGGCGCAGCTAGACGACTATGGCTTTGACCGGGTCTATGCCTGGGGGCATCCGGATGGGTTGGAAGCAGGTAAAAACCGCGACGCATTCAACGATATGATCGCCCAAATCCCCAACGCCAGACTGATTGGCGCGCCGGTAATGCGGGTGGTCGCCAGCAGCCTGATGTTCCGCTTCGAGCCGCATGGTCCGCAACTAGACATCCTGGTGGACTGGTTCAAGGAAGCGGTAAAAGTAGCCGAAGAGTACGACGTGAAACTGGCCGTCGAAAACCACATTGATTACACTTCTGATGAATGCGTCGAGTTGCTCGATCGCGTTGGCTCCCCCTACCTCGGCCTGAACCTGGACACCGGCAACTTCTTGCGCCTGTTGGACGATCCCGTCGAAGGAGCCAAGAAATTGGCGGATCGGGTTTACGCCACCCACATCAAAGATTTGAAGCCAGTGAAGGGTCTTGATGCACGGGAATGGTATTTCTTCTCCTCCACACCGGTCGGCGAGGGGCTGGTAGACAACCAAAAGCTGGCCCAGATTTTGCACGATGCCAACTATCAGGGCTTCCTGGCCGTGGAGACCGATTCGCTGCACCCAGAATACGAAAATCAGGAACATTGGGCAGTTGAGCAAAGCGTCAAAGAATTAAAACGCATCGCCGCCAACGTTCGGTGA